One stretch of Rhizobium glycinendophyticum DNA includes these proteins:
- a CDS encoding manganese catalase family protein — MFYTDNILQFPVRVERPDPLFARALQQAIGGVEGEIRVAMQYFFQACGARGNPKFRDLLMNTAAEELGHIEMLATAVALNLEGAPLKLREEAAADPVGGAVLGGINLKNLLSAGLSAMPVDSDGVPFDMSHIYASGNIAADMTANVAAESTGRVLAVRLYNMTNDPGMKEMLSYLIARDTMHQNQWLAALEELGGAQDVFPIPNSFPQEEENREFSYAFLGFQNDGSEPVQGRWSEGQSIDGNDTFTSRAMKPMGEKPNLGRAKPSSGAQAEQL, encoded by the coding sequence ATGTTTTATACCGATAACATTCTCCAGTTTCCCGTTCGTGTCGAACGCCCCGACCCCCTCTTTGCCCGCGCCCTGCAGCAGGCCATCGGCGGTGTCGAAGGCGAAATCCGCGTGGCCATGCAATACTTCTTCCAGGCTTGCGGTGCACGCGGCAATCCGAAATTCCGTGACCTCCTCATGAACACCGCCGCTGAAGAGCTCGGGCATATCGAGATGCTGGCGACGGCGGTTGCCCTCAATCTGGAAGGCGCACCTTTGAAGCTTCGCGAAGAAGCGGCTGCCGACCCTGTGGGCGGTGCCGTGCTCGGCGGCATCAACCTGAAGAACCTTCTGTCTGCAGGTCTCTCGGCCATGCCGGTTGATTCTGACGGTGTGCCCTTCGACATGTCCCACATATATGCCAGCGGCAACATTGCGGCGGACATGACCGCTAACGTGGCGGCTGAGTCAACCGGTCGCGTCCTTGCCGTGCGGCTTTACAACATGACCAATGACCCCGGCATGAAGGAGATGTTGTCCTACCTGATTGCCCGCGACACCATGCACCAGAACCAGTGGTTGGCCGCTCTGGAAGAGCTTGGCGGAGCGCAGGATGTATTCCCGATCCCCAACAGCTTCCCGCAGGAAGAGGAAAACCGCGAGTTCAGCTACGCCTTCCTGGGTTTCCAGAACGATGGCAGTGAGCCCGTTCAGGGCCGTTGGTCGGAGGGCCAATCGATCGATGGCAATGATACCTTCACCTCTCGTGCGATGAAGCCGATGGGCGAAAAACCCAATCTCGGTCGAGCCAAGCCCAGTAGCGGCGCCCAAGCCGAACAGCTCTAG
- a CDS encoding HIRAN domain-containing protein, giving the protein MNRRAFVMATGGAMAAGAAGTMGLAAEKNKGPSPLRLGPSYVTNREQFAEIPDLAPGHRLSLRRRPDRRFDPESVEVVSESGAAIGFLPPASSAMLATMMDEGGSAFALVGDHPRQGQPLAVDVYFILPAHA; this is encoded by the coding sequence ATGAACCGAAGAGCTTTCGTCATGGCAACCGGCGGCGCGATGGCCGCCGGTGCGGCTGGCACAATGGGGCTGGCCGCCGAAAAAAACAAAGGTCCAAGCCCCCTGCGGCTGGGACCATCATACGTTACCAACAGGGAGCAGTTTGCCGAGATCCCTGATCTCGCTCCTGGCCACAGACTTTCGCTGCGCCGTCGGCCAGACCGGCGCTTTGACCCGGAAAGTGTCGAAGTGGTGAGTGAAAGCGGTGCCGCGATCGGGTTCCTGCCGCCCGCTTCGTCGGCAATGCTGGCAACCATGATGGATGAAGGGGGTTCGGCTTTTGCGCTCGTCGGGGACCATCCCAGGCAAGGTCAGCCGTTGGCAGTGGACGTATATTTCATCTTGCCCGCGCATGCTTGA
- the sdhD gene encoding succinate dehydrogenase, hydrophobic membrane anchor protein, protein MRTALGRVLGLGSSKTGTEDFIKDKLRAVALLILTPYVVGLALWLFGRPLGEIRAALASPLVSIPIGIFIAVSILHMQLGMKTIIEDYVHHGVSKHALLFLNSAFCMVLGAATLFALLKLALGLGTP, encoded by the coding sequence ATGCGCACGGCATTGGGACGGGTCCTGGGACTAGGATCATCGAAGACCGGCACGGAAGATTTCATCAAGGACAAGCTTCGGGCCGTGGCCCTGTTGATCCTGACCCCCTATGTGGTCGGACTTGCCCTCTGGCTCTTCGGCCGTCCGCTAGGCGAAATTCGCGCCGCTCTTGCTTCACCTCTCGTGTCGATCCCCATCGGCATTTTCATCGCCGTCAGCATCCTGCACATGCAACTCGGGATGAAGACCATTATCGAGGACTATGTGCATCACGGCGTGAGCAAACACGCGCTGCTCTTTCTCAATTCGGCCTTCTGCATGGTTCTCGGAGCCGCAACCCTGTTCGCGCTGTTGAAGCTGGCGCTCGGCCTCGGGACGCCGTAA
- a CDS encoding LysR family transcriptional regulator has product MDTFTLIAGHTVLTTGGLRQAARALGRPVASVSVALSRLEKALATPLIIKAPSRSAPTLEAQRLRSELEQAADICLRVHGLFAPAGPGSKPANTISLLALRRFCEVVRSGSIRRAAQSLQTGQPQLSRQIAGLEAMVGQPLLERSGRGTQPTSAGRALMVLAEMLETTWQSMTGQADNAFRRTISTFRLGTIIPLGHESETARQLAALAARWLSERPKTPLFISSTTAEDLLAGLQTGQFDLALLDTDLVPAHLEQKVVASLRLAVVGHPALMSDSAQSLRSLLQRLPIAVPSKRSGLRQRFSDLLEGLMTEPEREAMTLVEIDSLPILVNLVLQHGFLAVLPEASFADVEEPLSAIALDPAYDLKLTLAWPPTFSGRRLAEMVMKTLWTEVR; this is encoded by the coding sequence ATGGATACATTCACGCTGATCGCCGGCCACACGGTTTTGACGACAGGCGGACTGCGTCAGGCTGCGCGTGCGCTAGGACGTCCCGTTGCCAGCGTATCTGTCGCTCTTTCCCGTCTGGAAAAGGCGCTCGCCACGCCTTTGATCATCAAGGCGCCCTCGCGAAGTGCTCCCACACTCGAGGCGCAGCGCCTGCGATCGGAACTTGAGCAAGCAGCCGACATCTGTCTGAGAGTGCATGGCCTCTTTGCGCCTGCCGGACCGGGCTCCAAACCGGCCAACACCATAAGCCTTCTCGCTTTGCGGCGGTTTTGCGAGGTCGTGCGGTCCGGCAGCATCCGGCGAGCGGCACAAAGTCTGCAGACGGGCCAGCCGCAACTGTCGCGGCAGATCGCGGGTCTCGAAGCAATGGTCGGCCAGCCCCTCCTCGAGCGCAGCGGCCGTGGCACGCAGCCAACATCGGCCGGTCGTGCACTCATGGTGCTCGCCGAAATGTTGGAGACCACTTGGCAGAGCATGACCGGACAGGCCGACAACGCGTTTCGCCGTACCATCTCGACCTTCCGACTCGGCACCATCATCCCGCTCGGACATGAGAGTGAGACGGCGCGCCAACTCGCGGCCCTTGCCGCCCGCTGGCTATCGGAGCGGCCGAAGACGCCGCTCTTTATCTCCAGCACAACGGCCGAGGATCTGCTCGCCGGACTGCAGACCGGGCAGTTCGACCTTGCCTTGCTCGACACCGACCTCGTGCCCGCGCATCTGGAGCAAAAGGTCGTCGCAAGCCTTCGGCTCGCAGTCGTCGGGCATCCGGCCTTGATGAGCGACAGTGCGCAAAGTCTGCGGAGCCTGTTGCAACGACTGCCAATTGCCGTGCCGAGCAAGCGCAGTGGGCTGCGTCAGCGCTTCTCCGATCTTTTAGAAGGGCTGATGACGGAGCCCGAGCGGGAGGCGATGACGCTGGTGGAGATCGATTCTCTGCCGATCCTGGTCAACCTCGTTCTTCAACACGGCTTTCTCGCCGTGCTACCGGAGGCGTCCTTCGCCGACGTCGAGGAACCGCTATCGGCGATCGCCTTGGACCCGGCCTATGACCTGAAGCTCACCCTCGCCTGGCCGCCGACCTTTTCCGGGCGGCGCCTGGCCGAGATGGTGATGAAGACACTTTGGACGGAAGTGCGATGA
- a CDS encoding dihydroorotase encodes MTDFDLVLKGTLVLPERIVPAGYIAVRDEFIAEIGVGTAPAGRERHDLGDALILPGAIDAQVHSLSQKDQEDFIWSTRSAAAGGVTTIVDMPYDEGDLICSAAAVKRKVAHASSQARVDFALYGTIDPEEGPARILEQVEAGVAAFKFSTFGTDPKRFPRIPAALLQACFATIAPTGLTAGVHNEDDEFVRAAIEAVKAAGITDYRAHGLSRPPLTELLAMHQIYETGVATGCPAHVVHCSLGRGYEIAAGYRAQGHAATVEACIHYLVLDEENDVRRLGGKAKINPPIRARAEVEKLWRHVAAGNVTLVSTDHVSWSEQRKTNPDMLANSSGVPGLEVMLPLFVKGALDRGIPLTWAARLMAHNPARHFRLNHIKGALEAGKHADIAVMTPSNHVYDASASGHNVVGWSPYNGMTLPYRVAATYLRGQLAFDGSQVLAEPGTGQFMRPQARLALQGLSE; translated from the coding sequence ATGACGGACTTTGATCTGGTTCTCAAGGGAACCCTTGTTCTCCCGGAGCGCATCGTGCCGGCCGGCTACATCGCGGTACGCGACGAGTTCATCGCAGAAATTGGCGTCGGAACAGCCCCTGCGGGTCGCGAGCGGCATGATCTCGGCGATGCACTGATTCTGCCAGGCGCGATCGATGCGCAGGTCCATTCTCTCAGTCAGAAGGACCAGGAAGATTTCATCTGGTCCACGCGGTCTGCGGCAGCAGGGGGTGTAACCACGATCGTCGACATGCCCTATGACGAGGGGGATCTGATCTGCTCGGCTGCGGCCGTGAAGCGAAAGGTGGCCCATGCTTCGTCCCAGGCTCGGGTTGATTTTGCGCTTTACGGCACCATAGACCCCGAAGAGGGGCCGGCGCGGATCCTCGAACAGGTCGAAGCCGGTGTCGCAGCGTTTAAATTCTCCACATTCGGGACCGATCCGAAACGCTTCCCCCGCATCCCGGCGGCCCTGCTGCAAGCCTGTTTTGCAACGATCGCCCCCACGGGTTTGACGGCAGGCGTTCACAATGAGGATGACGAGTTCGTGCGAGCCGCTATCGAGGCGGTGAAGGCTGCTGGCATCACCGATTACCGCGCCCACGGCTTGTCGCGTCCGCCCCTCACCGAACTCCTCGCCATGCACCAGATCTATGAGACGGGCGTCGCAACCGGCTGTCCTGCGCATGTCGTGCACTGCTCGCTCGGTCGAGGCTACGAGATCGCCGCCGGCTATCGCGCGCAAGGCCATGCGGCAACCGTCGAGGCCTGCATCCATTATCTCGTTCTCGACGAGGAAAATGACGTGCGGCGGCTTGGCGGCAAGGCCAAGATCAATCCGCCGATCCGGGCGCGCGCTGAAGTCGAAAAACTCTGGCGCCATGTCGCGGCCGGCAATGTCACCCTTGTCTCAACCGACCATGTCAGTTGGTCGGAGCAGCGCAAGACCAACCCGGACATGCTCGCCAATTCCTCGGGCGTACCGGGCCTTGAGGTCATGCTGCCGCTCTTCGTCAAGGGCGCGCTGGACCGCGGCATTCCACTCACCTGGGCCGCCCGGCTGATGGCGCACAACCCCGCCCGGCATTTCCGTCTCAATCACATCAAGGGTGCACTCGAAGCGGGCAAACATGCCGATATCGCCGTGATGACCCCGAGCAACCATGTCTATGACGCATCTGCGAGCGGCCACAACGTCGTCGGCTGGTCGCCCTACAATGGCATGACGCTGCCTTACCGGGTGGCGGCCACGTACTTGCGCGGCCAGCTTGCCTTCGACGGAAGCCAGGTTCTGGCCGAACCCGGCACCGGACAATTCATGCGCCCCCAGGCAAGGCTTGCTCTTCAGGGGCTATCCGAATGA
- a CDS encoding Zn-dependent hydrolase: protein MRRNLLVDAERIAADIDALAAITEPGRPYTRRAFTPLFLEGRAYLEKRFKSAGLETRIDENGNLIGRRPGNGSGRGVLMLGSHSDTVPEGGRFDGIAGVIAALEVARSLADQGITLNHDLEIVDFLAEEVSIFGVSCIGSRGMANMRPPEWLERRAGDLTLEEGLGMVGGSPHASGARNDIRAFLELHIEQGPVLEADHLDIGVVTAIAGITRIEIIVTGRADHAGTTPMTRRLDALTAAARLVIAIHHLGQELAATAGHFAATVGEFEMEPNAANVVPSRVRMLLDVRAEHRRDLDQFRTLLGQAVEVVGQETGVTIAAPKVISDNPATPMHGEVIEALEAGCQATGASHRRMASGAGHDAAFMARISKAGMIFIACAGGRSHTPEEWAENADLTLGAAVLRDAVCRLDDQLATTIKETDHGTHTD, encoded by the coding sequence ATGAGGCGAAATCTTCTTGTCGATGCCGAGCGCATCGCAGCCGACATCGACGCACTTGCCGCGATCACGGAACCGGGCCGGCCCTATACCAGGCGGGCCTTCACGCCGCTTTTCCTCGAAGGGCGTGCCTATCTGGAAAAGCGCTTCAAAAGCGCCGGCCTCGAAACCCGCATCGATGAGAACGGTAATCTGATTGGCCGGCGCCCCGGAAACGGGTCTGGTCGCGGCGTGCTGATGCTCGGATCCCACTCCGATACCGTGCCGGAAGGCGGACGCTTCGACGGCATTGCCGGCGTGATTGCAGCGCTTGAGGTGGCGCGAAGCCTTGCCGACCAGGGCATTACCCTCAACCACGATTTGGAGATCGTCGATTTCCTCGCCGAGGAGGTCTCGATCTTCGGTGTTTCCTGCATCGGCAGCCGGGGCATGGCTAATATGCGACCGCCCGAATGGCTGGAGCGACGGGCGGGAGACCTCACGCTTGAAGAAGGTCTTGGGATGGTAGGCGGCAGTCCACACGCCTCAGGCGCCCGAAACGATATCCGCGCCTTCCTGGAACTGCATATCGAACAGGGCCCGGTACTCGAAGCGGACCATCTCGACATCGGCGTGGTGACCGCCATTGCCGGCATCACACGGATCGAGATCATAGTTACAGGTCGTGCCGATCATGCCGGCACGACGCCGATGACACGACGCTTGGACGCACTGACAGCCGCAGCCCGCCTGGTGATTGCGATCCACCATCTGGGTCAGGAGCTTGCCGCAACGGCCGGCCACTTTGCTGCGACCGTCGGCGAATTCGAGATGGAACCGAACGCCGCCAATGTCGTGCCGTCGAGGGTTCGCATGCTTCTCGACGTGAGGGCAGAACATCGCCGGGATCTGGACCAATTCCGCACACTGCTTGGCCAAGCCGTCGAAGTCGTAGGCCAGGAGACGGGTGTTACCATTGCCGCACCAAAGGTAATTTCCGACAATCCTGCCACGCCCATGCATGGAGAGGTGATTGAGGCCCTTGAGGCAGGATGCCAGGCGACGGGTGCAAGCCATCGCCGCATGGCGTCTGGTGCAGGCCACGACGCCGCCTTCATGGCTAGGATCAGCAAGGCCGGGATGATTTTCATCGCCTGCGCGGGAGGGCGCAGTCATACACCGGAGGAATGGGCGGAAAATGCCGACCTCACGCTTGGCGCGGCCGTTCTGCGGGACGCCGTGTGCCGACTGGATGACCAGCTCGCCACCACAATCAAGGAGACCGATCATGGGACGCATACTGACTGA
- a CDS encoding DUF917 domain-containing protein, with protein sequence MGRILTEKDVEAAVKGGSVYAAGGGGWADHGRMLGYAAVSIGRPELVSIEELGDDDWVATAAAIGAPASTTPWEMQGVDYVKAVQLLQEALGEQVSGLIVGQNGKSSTLNGWLPSAILGTKVVDAVGDIRAHPTGDMGAIGMAGSPEQMIQTAVGGNRSENRYIELVVRGATAKVSPILRTAADQSGGFIASCRNPLRASYVRRNAALGGISLALSLGEAIIAAEAKGASAVIDAIVKATSGAILKEGVVTRKSVVYTKEAFDVGTVTVGSDDTAMTLHIMNEYMAVDDAAGTRLATFPDVITTLSTEGEPLSVGQLREGMPIFILHVPKTVIPLSAGVKDPAVYPPVEKALGIRIADYALAD encoded by the coding sequence ATGGGACGCATACTGACTGAGAAAGATGTCGAGGCTGCTGTCAAGGGCGGTTCCGTCTATGCTGCGGGCGGCGGCGGCTGGGCCGATCACGGTCGCATGCTCGGCTATGCCGCGGTCAGTATCGGCAGGCCGGAACTGGTCTCGATCGAAGAGCTTGGCGATGACGACTGGGTCGCAACAGCCGCCGCGATCGGCGCCCCAGCCTCGACCACTCCCTGGGAAATGCAAGGAGTGGACTATGTCAAGGCGGTGCAACTGTTGCAGGAGGCGCTGGGCGAGCAGGTCTCCGGCCTGATCGTCGGCCAGAATGGCAAGTCCTCGACACTAAACGGCTGGCTACCATCAGCAATCCTTGGCACCAAGGTGGTAGATGCCGTCGGCGACATCCGCGCCCATCCGACCGGCGATATGGGCGCAATCGGCATGGCGGGATCGCCTGAGCAGATGATCCAGACGGCAGTCGGCGGCAACCGGTCGGAAAACCGCTATATTGAGCTGGTCGTGCGCGGTGCCACTGCCAAGGTTTCGCCGATCCTGCGCACTGCTGCCGACCAGTCCGGCGGTTTCATCGCCTCGTGCCGCAACCCCTTGCGCGCTTCCTATGTCAGGCGAAACGCAGCGCTTGGCGGCATCTCGCTCGCCCTGTCGCTCGGCGAAGCGATTATCGCGGCCGAAGCCAAAGGGGCAAGTGCTGTCATCGACGCGATCGTCAAGGCGACGTCGGGTGCGATTCTCAAGGAAGGGGTCGTGACCAGAAAATCCGTCGTCTATACGAAGGAAGCCTTCGATGTTGGCACGGTCACTGTCGGATCCGACGACACGGCGATGACGCTTCACATCATGAACGAATATATGGCCGTCGACGATGCCGCGGGCACACGTCTCGCCACTTTCCCCGATGTCATCACGACGCTTTCGACCGAAGGCGAGCCGCTCAGCGTGGGGCAGTTGCGCGAGGGCATGCCGATCTTCATCCTGCATGTGCCGAAGACCGTGATCCCGCTCTCTGCGGGCGTGAAAGATCCCGCCGTCTATCCGCCCGTCGAAAAGGCGCTCGGCATCCGGATTGCCGATTACGCACTCGCCGACTGA
- a CDS encoding urocanate hydratase, whose product MPKPNPRHPGFPIPGGLDLRAKGWRQEALLRLLENVLSVGEDPDRLIVYAALGKAARNWPAHAKIVETLLSMDEDQTLIIQSGKPVGLLRTHAKAPLVIMANCNIVGQWAKAEVFYDLEKKGLICWGGLTAGAWQYIGSQGVIQGTYEIFMRIAERRFGGSLAGRFILTAGLGGMGGAQPLAGRMAGAAILVVDIDAERAEKRRAIGFLDVVASDLDAALRLIDEAVSEKRAISVGLVGNAADIYPKIEARGIVPDIVTDQTSAHDLVYGYVPKGMSLEEVRRLREEGPAQLMAASRASIADHVRAMLAFQKKGSEVFDNGNLIRTQAREGGVANAFDIPIFTEAYLRPLFCRAIGPFRWMALSGEESDIARIDDLVLELFPDNHIVTNWISLARQYVPFEGLPARIAWLGHGERTRLAVAVNDLVASGALKGPVAFSRDHLDAGAMAHPNIMTENMKDGSDAIADWPLINAMTLCASMADLVVIHSGGGGYAGYMTSAGVTIVADGTEAGAERLSHALTNDTSLGIIRYADAGYEAAVEAAEAGGVGYLPLGGTL is encoded by the coding sequence ATGCCGAAACCCAATCCGCGCCATCCCGGCTTCCCCATTCCCGGCGGTCTAGACCTTAGAGCAAAGGGCTGGCGGCAGGAGGCGCTTCTAAGGCTCCTCGAAAACGTGCTGTCCGTCGGCGAAGATCCGGATCGGCTAATCGTCTATGCGGCTCTCGGCAAGGCGGCGCGCAACTGGCCCGCTCACGCAAAGATCGTCGAGACGTTGCTGTCGATGGACGAGGACCAGACGCTGATCATCCAGTCCGGCAAACCGGTCGGCCTTTTGAGAACCCATGCCAAGGCGCCATTGGTCATCATGGCCAATTGCAACATCGTCGGCCAATGGGCAAAGGCCGAAGTCTTTTACGATCTGGAGAAGAAGGGGCTGATCTGCTGGGGTGGACTGACCGCCGGTGCCTGGCAGTATATCGGCTCGCAGGGCGTCATCCAGGGCACCTATGAGATCTTTATGCGGATCGCCGAACGGCGCTTCGGGGGATCGCTCGCCGGCCGCTTTATCCTGACGGCGGGCTTGGGCGGCATGGGCGGTGCCCAACCCCTTGCCGGCCGTATGGCCGGAGCTGCAATTCTTGTCGTCGATATTGATGCGGAACGGGCCGAGAAACGCCGCGCAATCGGCTTTCTCGATGTGGTCGCTTCCGATCTCGATGCAGCCCTTCGGCTGATTGACGAAGCAGTTTCCGAAAAGCGGGCCATTTCCGTCGGCCTCGTCGGCAATGCCGCCGACATCTATCCGAAAATAGAGGCACGCGGCATTGTACCCGACATCGTGACCGACCAGACCTCGGCGCATGATCTGGTCTATGGCTATGTGCCGAAGGGCATGAGCCTCGAAGAGGTTCGACGCCTGCGCGAGGAGGGGCCGGCCCAACTGATGGCGGCCAGCCGCGCCTCGATCGCCGATCATGTTCGCGCCATGCTGGCGTTTCAGAAAAAGGGTTCGGAAGTCTTCGACAACGGCAACCTGATCCGCACCCAGGCGCGCGAAGGTGGTGTGGCAAACGCCTTCGACATCCCGATCTTTACAGAGGCCTATCTCAGGCCGCTGTTCTGCAGGGCGATCGGACCTTTCCGCTGGATGGCACTGTCGGGCGAAGAAAGCGATATCGCCCGCATTGATGATCTGGTCCTGGAGCTTTTCCCTGACAATCACATCGTCACCAACTGGATTTCGCTGGCGCGCCAATACGTGCCCTTCGAGGGCCTGCCCGCGCGCATTGCCTGGCTTGGTCACGGCGAGCGCACGCGACTTGCGGTCGCCGTCAATGACCTGGTCGCCTCGGGCGCACTGAAAGGCCCCGTCGCGTTCTCGCGTGATCACCTTGATGCGGGGGCCATGGCCCATCCCAACATCATGACCGAAAACATGAAGGACGGATCGGACGCCATCGCCGACTGGCCACTGATCAATGCCATGACGCTCTGCGCCTCCATGGCCGATCTGGTCGTCATTCATTCCGGAGGCGGCGGTTATGCCGGCTACATGACCAGCGCCGGCGTCACCATCGTCGCGGACGGAACCGAAGCGGGGGCAGAACGCCTTTCGCATGCGCTCACCAACGACACCTCGCTCGGAATCATTCGTTACGCGGATGCCGGTTACGAGGCGGCCGTCGAAGCAGCAGAGGCGGGTGGAGTAGGTTACCTGCCTCTCGGCGGAACCTTATGA
- a CDS encoding HPP family protein has protein sequence MSLLQRLRPGLVRTSLRERLRVSTGALTGICLTGFVSSLALGSTASVPMIVAPMGASAVLLFAAPASPLAQPWSIIGGNMVAALIGVTCAMLIPNVLIAAGIAIALAIAAMLVFNCLHPPSGAVALTAVLGGPAVHDAGYWFALSPIALNSVILLSVALLFNNVTGRRYPHLAPAAGQPSQKTSDPLPGHRIGPGESDIAAAIQDFDEVVPVSPDDLDLLFHKAQIRAFERQAGGVTCADVMSRDVLSVQTGASLKTVWRIFMTRHIKALPVTDDKGHLVGIVSLDDFLENSVLSGEGTLRLGFGHTLIASLRRQSLPRRVEEIMRRKVQSALPKTAISALVSPMVDQGIDQMPVVDGENRLIGIISQSDLLGALFQSKLDSVAAF, from the coding sequence ATGTCTTTGCTTCAACGCCTGCGGCCAGGGCTGGTCCGCACCAGTCTGCGCGAAAGGCTTCGTGTCTCGACCGGTGCCTTGACCGGCATCTGCCTGACCGGTTTTGTCAGTTCGCTCGCACTCGGCAGCACGGCCAGCGTTCCGATGATCGTCGCGCCGATGGGCGCGTCTGCCGTGCTTCTGTTTGCGGCGCCTGCAAGCCCGCTTGCCCAGCCTTGGTCGATCATTGGCGGCAACATGGTTGCGGCACTGATTGGCGTCACCTGTGCGATGCTGATCCCGAATGTGCTGATCGCAGCCGGGATCGCGATTGCGCTCGCGATCGCCGCCATGCTTGTGTTCAACTGCCTGCATCCGCCGAGCGGCGCTGTCGCCCTGACCGCCGTTCTGGGCGGGCCGGCCGTTCACGATGCAGGCTATTGGTTTGCACTGTCGCCAATCGCGCTCAATTCGGTCATCCTGCTTTCAGTCGCCCTTCTCTTCAACAATGTCACCGGTCGCCGCTATCCGCACCTGGCACCGGCAGCCGGCCAGCCGTCTCAGAAGACCTCTGATCCCTTGCCGGGCCATCGCATTGGTCCCGGAGAAAGCGACATTGCCGCCGCGATCCAGGATTTCGATGAGGTCGTGCCGGTCAGCCCCGACGATCTCGACCTCCTGTTTCATAAGGCTCAGATCCGCGCTTTCGAGCGCCAGGCCGGTGGTGTCACCTGCGCCGATGTCATGTCGCGCGATGTGCTCTCAGTCCAGACCGGCGCCAGCCTCAAGACGGTGTGGCGTATCTTCATGACACGGCACATCAAGGCCCTGCCGGTGACCGACGACAAGGGGCATCTCGTTGGTATCGTCTCCCTGGATGACTTTCTGGAAAACTCGGTGCTGTCGGGTGAGGGCACGCTGCGCCTCGGCTTCGGCCACACGCTGATCGCATCGCTGCGCAGACAGTCGCTTCCGCGACGGGTGGAGGAGATCATGCGCCGCAAGGTGCAGTCGGCCTTGCCGAAGACCGCGATCAGCGCCCTGGTGTCTCCGATGGTCGACCAGGGCATAGACCAAATGCCGGTGGTCGATGGCGAGAACCGACTAATCGGCATCATCAGCCAATCCGATCTCTTGGGCGCCCTCTTTCAGTCAAAGCTTGATAGCGTCGCTGCCTTCTAG